A window of Primulina tabacum isolate GXHZ01 chromosome 4, ASM2559414v2, whole genome shotgun sequence contains these coding sequences:
- the LOC142542411 gene encoding proteasome subunit beta type-4-like: MAINLVDSTPAMNNLLGSEMDSQRTLYPYVTGTSVVGLKYKDGILLAADMGGSYGSTLRYKGVERLKPVGKHSIIGASGEISDFQEIMRFLDELILNDNMWDDGNSLGPKEVHNYLTRVMYNRRNKFNPLWNSLVLGGVKNGQKYLGTVSMIGVHYEDDHVATGFGNHLARPLLRDEWRENLTFEEAVKLVEKCMRVLLYRDRSAVNKIQISKITEEGVTTFPPYSLKTYWNFSAFQNPTVGAEGSW, encoded by the exons ATGGCAATTAAT TTGGTCGATTCAACTCCAGCTATGAACAATTTGCTCGGTTCGGAAATGGATTCTCAGAGAACTCT GTATCCATATGTGACGGGGACTTCAGTGGTTGGTCTCAAATACAAAGATGGTATTCTGTTGGCTGCTGATATGGGAG GTTCATATGGATCTACACTTCGGTACAAAGGTGTGGAGCGATTGAAGCCGGTTGGGAAACATTCTATTATAGGAGCCAGTGGTGAGATCAGTGATTTTCAGGAGATAATGCGCTTTCTTGACGAGCTTAT CTTGAATGATAACATGTGGGATGATGGGAACTCCTTGGGCCCTAAAGAGGTGCATAATTATCTAACCAGGGTAATGTACAATCGCCGTAACAAGTTCAATCCATTGTGGAATTCGCTTGTGCTTGGTGGGGTTAAGAATGGGCAGAAGTATCTTGGAACG GTTAGTATGATAGGTGTACATTATGAGGATGACCATGTCGCAACTGGATTTGGTAATCACCTAGCACGCCCTCTTTTGCGTGATGAATGGCGCGAGAATTTGACTTTTGAAGAGGCTGTAAAGTTAGTGGAGAAATGTATGCGTGTGCTTCTGTATCGTGATCGATCAGCTGTTAACAAGATTCAG ATATCAAAGATCACAGAGGAAGGAGTGACAACTTTTCCGCCATACTCGTTGAAGACGTATTGGAATTTCTCTGCTTTCCAGAATCCAACTGTTGGTGCCGAGGGTTCATGGTAG
- the LOC142542412 gene encoding chaperone protein dnaJ 8, chloroplastic-like yields MAAAVGCSSTSNSWNQLKDSNSSLRNLRNNNKKKFRVSCVSSSPAVSDPYKTLRIEPGASESEVKKAFRRLALQYHPDVCRGNNCGVQFQQINEAYNVVMSNLREPEVETYDSEVGEGMVDQEWDLWEEWMGWEGAGIRDYSSHINPYI; encoded by the exons atgGCCGCTGCTGTGGGTTGTAGTTCTACATCTAATTCTTGGAATCAATTGAAGGATTCCAATTCATCGCTGAGAAATTTGAGGAATAATAACAAGAAAAAATTCAGGGTGTCGTGCGTTTCTTCCTCACCGGCCGTTAGTGATCCGTACAAGACGCTGAGGATCGAACCTGGTGCTTCTGAATCTGAGGTTAAGAAGGCATTTAGACGCCTCGCTCTCCAG TATCATCCTGATGTATGCCGAGGAAACAACTGCGGAGTCCAATTCCAGCAGATTAACGAGGCTTATAAT GTTGTGATGAGCAATTTGAGAGAACCAGAGGTGGAGACGTACGATTCGGAGGTGGGCGAGGGCATGGTGGATCAAGAGTGGGATCTGTGGGAAGAATGGATGGGATGGGAAGGAGCTGGTATCCGGGACTATTCATCCCACATCAATCCTTACATTTGA
- the LOC142542414 gene encoding pentatricopeptide repeat-containing protein At2g03380, mitochondrial → MKLLSFLHRNTRRLALSESHPHFTTFAPEPTHNLELHPPLSSIQSFSKNPFFCLLNICRSLSSLRKIQALLVVSGEADDPLLKTKLLGLYGLFGHVKNARHLFDQIPDPDFVSCKTMMRWYFINDLYGEIIAFYRLIRRRFLVVDDIVFSIVLKACRELRDSSKGRQLHGYIIQMGSTDSFVLTGLVDMYAKCGQIDIACKVFERIWNRNVVCWTSMIVGYVQNDCAREGLLLFNRMRNHLVEGNSYTLDSIVRACAKLGALHQGKWVHGFVIKNCIELSSCLVTSLLDMYVKCGAVIDARLIFDECSTVDLVAWTAMIVGYAQSGYAHEALVLFTNKKWLGISPNSITLASVLSACAQSGNFKLGSSVHGLGIKAGMDDANVMNALADMYAKCCRMQEAVYLFDSMVDKDVISWNSIIGGYSKTSHGYEALRLFKRMRSTIFQPDPVTMVAVLSTCASLGDIRFGSSLHAYTIKQGFLSSSSVYVGTALLDLYAKSGDAKSAQIVFDEMTNKNTLTWGAMIGGYGKQGDVSKCIELFGDLTKHLEPTGAIFTAMLSACSHSGMIREGWRCFESMCRVYNFTPSMEHYVSMVDLLARSGRLEEALEFIEKMPVRPDITVFGAFLHGCSVHSRFDLGDMAVKNMLKMHPHDAPHYVLLSNLYASKGRWSEASQLRDSMKKRGLRKSPGSSRVGLHHINEIYSQNMASYG, encoded by the coding sequence ATGAAATTGCTCTCATTCTTACACAGAAACACCCGTCGTCTCGCGCTATCAGAATCACACCCTCACTTCACAACCTTCGCTCCTGAACCGACCCATAATCTTGAACTTCATCCACCACTGTCTTCCATTCAATCATTCTCAAAAAATCCTTTCTTTTGCCTGTTAAATATTTGCAGAAGCCTCTCTTCTCTCCGAAAAATTCAAGCTCTTTTAGTCGTCAGTGGAGAAGCGGATGACCCTTTGCTGAAAACCAAGTTGCTCGGTCTCTATGGTTTGTTTGGGCACGTCAAGAACGCCCGCCATTTGTTTGATCAAATTCCAGACCCGGATTTTGTATCTTGTAAAACGATGATGCGGTGGTATTTTATCAATGATTTGTACGGTGAGATTATTGCGTTTTATAGATTAATAAGAAGAAGGTTTTTGGTTGTTGATGACATCGTTTTTTCGATTGTCTTGAAAGCGTGTAGAGAGTTGAGGGATTCTAGCAAAGGGAGGCAGTTGCATGGTTATATCATTCAGATGGGGAGCACTGATAGCTTTGTGTTGACTGGGCTTGTTGATATGTATGCTAAGTGTGGTCAAATTGACATAGCCTGCAAGGTTTTCGAAAGAATTTGGAATAGGAATGTGGTTTGTTGGACATCGATGATTGTAGGATACGTGCAGAACGATTGTGCTAGAGAAGGGCTTCTTTTGTTTAATCGTATGAGGAATCACCTCGTTGAAGGAAACAGTTACACTTTAGATAGTATAGTGAGGGCATGTGCGAAATTGGGGGCGTTGCATCAGGGAAAGTGGGTGCATGGATTTGTCATAAAGAATTGTATCGAACTGAGTTCCTGCTTGGTCACTTCTCTTCTAGACATGTATGTCAAGTGCGGGGCCGTTATAGATGCTCGTTTGATTTTTGATGAATGTTCCACCGTCGATCTTGTTGCATGGACTGCAATGATAGTAGGTTATGCTCAAAGTGGCTATGCTCACGAAGCATTGGTGTTGTTCACAAACAAGAAATGGCTGGGCATTTCTCCCAATTCAATCACATTGGCTAGCGTTCTTTCAGCTTGCGCACAATCCGGCAATTTTAAATTGGGTTCATCAGTTCATGGTCTAGGGATTAAGGCAGGGATGGATGATGCTAATGTGATGAATGCTCTAGCGGACATGTATGCAAAGTGTTGTCGGATGCAAGAAGCCGTTTATCTATTTGACTCTATGGTAGACAAGGATGTCATTTCTTGGAACTCGATTATTGGTGGATATTCTAAAACCAGCCACGGTTATGAAGCTCTGAGATTATTTAAAAGAATGAGATCCACTATTTTCCAGCCTGATCCCGTGACCATGGTGGCTGTCCTCTCTACTTGTGCTTCTTTAGGAGACATTAGATTTGGTTCTTCACTTCATGCATACACCATCAAACAAGGTTTTTTGTCATCTAGTAGTGTTTATGTTGGCACGGCTCTTCTTGACTTATATGCCAAGTCTGGTGATGCAAAATCGGCACAAATTGTTTTTGACGAGATGACAAACAAGAATACTTTAACATGGGGTGCGATGATTGGGGGTTATGGAAAACAGGGGGACGTGAGTAAGTGTATCGAACTTTTTGGTGATTTGACTAAGCATTTGGAGCCAACGGGAGCAATTTTCACCGCAATGTTATCTGCTTGTAGCCACTCAGGGATGATTAGAGAGGGGTGGAGATGTTTTGAATCAATGTGTCGGGTATACAATTTCACTCCCTCGATGGAACACTATGTATCCATGGTTGACCTATTGGCTCGTTCTGGAAGGCTCGAGGAAGCCCTGGAATTCATCGAGAAGATGCCAGTTCGGCCCGATATCACTGTTTTTGGGGCCTTCCTCCATGGATGCAGTGTTCACTCCAGATTCGACCTGGGAGATATGGCTGTAAAGAATATGCTAAAAATGCATCCTCATGATGCACCCCATTACGTTCTTTTGTCCAACTTATATGCTTCTAAAGGAAGATGGAGCGAGGCTAGTCAACTTAGAGATTCGATGAAGAAAAGGGGTTTAAGGAAGTCACCTGGATCTAGTCGGGTGGGCTTGCATCATATCAATGAAATATATTCTCAAAATATGGCTTCATATGGTTAA
- the LOC142542416 gene encoding early nodulin-like protein 17 produces MSTSSSLILRIAAALLCLLLPSAAATDHIVGANKGWNPGINYTLWANNQTFYVGDLISFRYQKSQYNVFEVNQTGYDNCTLDSATGNWSSGKDFIPLNEAKRYYFICGNGGCFSGMKVSVLVHALTPPPAASLVEGPKGSYALATALVGGWNLVAAILSGLFTELFGFGMF; encoded by the exons ATGTCCACCTCATCTTCCCTTATCCTGCGGATCGCCGCCGCTTTGCTCTGCCTCCTCCTCCCTTCCGCCGCAGCAACGGACCACATTGTCGGTGCCAACAAGGGCTGGAACCCCGGCATCAACTACACTCTTTGGGCCAACAACCAAACGTTCTACGTGGGCGACCTCATTT CGTTCAGGTACCAGAAATCACAGTACAACGTGTTTGAAGTGAACCAGACAGGGTACGATAACTGCACGTTAGATAGCGCGACGGGGAATTGGAGCAGCGGGAAGGACTTCATCCCTCTCAACGAGGCGAAGAGGTACTACTTCATTTGTGGGAATGGGGGATGCTTCAGTGGCATGAAGGTCTCTGTGCTCGTTCACGCGCTAACTCCGCCGCCGGCAGCTTCCTTGGTTGAGGGCCCTAAGGGTTCTTATGCTCTGGCGACGGCGCTTGTTGGTGGATGGAACTTGGTTGCAGCTATTTTGAGTGGCTTGTTCACGGAATTGTTTGGATTTGGGATGTTCTAG
- the LOC142542413 gene encoding putative receptor-like protein kinase At1g80870, with translation MASRQPFQPNSRPKSSIILLAITVFTSLIVFFSILYFLYYLWYSLLRKSRTSPFDSPSPSDKLQRFSYKELKNATHNFSESNSIGKGGSGTVFRGILKDGKLVAVKLLDSSSFQCEQEFQNELKVLGGLKSCPLVVSLSGFCADEDKRLLVYEYMPNRSLQECLFSESKNGVFNSLSLNWARRFAIILDVAKALAFLHLECEPAVIHGDVKPSNVLLDSEYRAKISDFGLSRLKLEGKFGVDLFSQDLGRSQELWKSQELSVNSNASGVGGAIGTPVESHENNEVDFALALQASTSSKNSCKVYHNVLGLGLAINSLNFNCNLGNGIDDKCENLKGKELSTLENGGDDWNLFVPYDDELSSIDHSKELNLNLALVDDDNNCSSEGVKQWGKDWWWRQDGDGELCSKDYVMEWIGSQICPSTNTSWDEEKGGTIEKTNLDNSTKLDKCEEVKETKVREHWLAPVNSVVDKEGSKRWKTHIKKHRKMHEWWREEHLDELQKKSDKSKKLDLIKKTFKVPHFGLAKRLRFRKREFRQENNNTNKSNKEFSFRKGWRRTNSPSIGSDMWSGDLFSRELSSTTSMRGTLCYVAPEYGGCGYLMEKADIYSLGVLMLVIISGRRPLHVLSSPMKLEKANLISWCRHLAHSGNVLELVDERMRDEYDKSQARLCINLALACLQKMPELRPDIGDVVKILKGEMELPLFPFAFSPSTPSKAFSRSRKKQKGNQES, from the coding sequence ATGGCTTCAAGACAGCCATTCCAACCAAATTCAAGGCCAAAATCAAGCATAATTTTACTTGCAATTACGGTCTTCACTTCTCTCATTGTTTTCTTTTCCATTCTGTATTTTCTTTATTATCTTTGGTACTCGTTGTTGCGCAAATCACGCACTAGCCCGTTTGATTCCCCCTCACCATCAGACAAGCTACAGAGATTCAGTTACAAAGAGCTCAAGAACGCAACCCACAATTTCAGTGAGTCCAACTCAATAGGTAAAGGGGGTTCTGGTACCGTTTTCAGAGGTATTCTAAAAGATGGGAAATTGGTAGCAGTAAAACTTCTCGATTCAAGTTCATTCCAGTGTGAACAGGAATTTCAAAATGAGTTAAAGGTTCTGGGAGGGCTGAAGTCTTGTCCTCTTGTTGTTTCTTTATCGGGGTTTTGTGCGGATGAGGATAAGAGGCTTCTGGTATACGAGTACATGCCAAATAGAAGTTTGCAAGAATGTTTGTTTTCTGAGTCTAAAAATGGGGTTTTTAATAGTTTGAGCTTGAATTGGGCTAGGAGGTTTGCGATAATTCTTGATGTTGCAAAGGCGTTGGCTTTCTTGCATCTTGAGTGTGAGCCTGCAGTGATCCATGGAGATGTGAAGCCGAGCAATGTTCTGCTTGATTCAGAGTATAGAGCCAAGATTTCGGATTTCGGGCTATCAAGATTGAAGCTTGAGGGTAAATTTGGGGTTGATTTGTTTAGCCAAGACTTGGGGAGAAGCCAAGAATTGTGGAAGAGTCAAGAACTTTCAGTTAACTCGAATGCCAGTGGAGTAGGTGGAGCCATTGGAACACCAGTGGAAAGTCATGAAAACAATGAGGTAGATTTTGCTTTAGCCTTGCAAGCATCTACTTCTTCTAAAAATAGTTGTAAAGTTTATCATAATGTGTTGGGATTAGGATTGGCAATTAACTCTTTAAATTTTAACTGTAATCTTGGTAATGGGATTGATGATAAGTGTGAAAATTTGAAGGGGAAGGAGTTGTCAACTTTGGAAAATGGTGGGGATGATTGGAATTTGTTTGTGCCTTATGATGATGAATTGAGTAGTATTGATCATagtaaggagttgaatttgaatCTTGCTTTGGTTGATGATGATAATAATTGCAGTAGCGAGGGTGTCAAACAATGGGGAAAGGATTGGTGGTGGAGGCAGGATGGGGATGGTGAATTGTGTAGTAAAGATTATGTGATGGAGTGGATAGGGAGTCAAATATGTCCCTCGACTAACACCAGTTGGGATGAAGAAAAGGGAGGTACCATAGAGAAAACCAACTTGGATAACTCTACAAAGTTGGATAAATGTGAGGAAGTGAAGGAGACTAAGGTCCGAGAACATTGGCTTGCGCCTGTTAATAGTGTTGTTGACAAGGAAGGGTCGAAAAGGTGGAAAACGCACATCAAGAAGCATCGAAAGATGCATGAATGGTGGAGAGAGGAGCACTTGGATGAACTCCAGAAGAAGAGCGACAAGTCAAAGAAGCTTGATCTAATCAAGAAAACGTTCAAAGTACCTCATTTTGGTTTGGCGAAACGCTTACGATTCAGAAAGAGAGAGTTTCGTCAAGAAAACAACAATACCAATAAATCGAACAAGGAGTTTAGCTTCAGAAAGGGTTGGAGAAGGACGAATTCCCCTTCTATTGGGAGTGACATGTGGAGCGGTGACCTTTTTAGTCGTGAGTTAAGCAGCACAACGAGCATGAGAGGTACATTGTGCTATGTAGCACCGGAATACGGTGGGTGTGGATATTTGATGGAAAAGGCAGATATTTACAGCTTAGGCGTCCTGATGCTTGTTATCATATCTGGTAGAAGGCCTTTGCACGTGCTTTCCTCGCCAATGAAGCTTGAGAAAGCGAACCTAATAAGTTGGTGCAGGCATTTAGCTCACAGTGGGAATGTGCTAGAGCTCGTGGACGAAAGAATGAGAGATGAATATGACAAGAGTCAAGCAAGGTTGTGCATCAACTTGGCACTTGCTTGTTTGCAGAAAATGCCTGAGTTGAGACCAGATATCGGGGACGTTGTCAAGATACTGAAAGGAGAGATGGAACTCCCGTTGTTCCCCTTTGCGTTCTCACCTTCTACTCCTTCCAAGGCTTTTAGCAGATCAAGGAAGAAACAAAAGGGAAATCAAGAATCTTAG